From Acipenser ruthenus chromosome 23, fAciRut3.2 maternal haplotype, whole genome shotgun sequence, the proteins below share one genomic window:
- the LOC117413892 gene encoding hydroxymethylglutaryl-CoA lyase, mitochondrial-like isoform X2, with amino-acid sequence MGAVCTQSGVSTPLKRLPARVKIVEVGPRDGLQNEKTLVPAEVKIQLIDMLSEAGLPVIEATSFVSPKWVPQMADQVEVMRGIRRRPDASYPVLTPNLQGFQAAVRAGAREVAIFGAVSELFSKKNINCSVEESLQRFEEVTRAAKEQSVPVRGYVSCVLGCPYEGKVSPEKVAQVAKRLYSMGCYEISLGDTIGVGTPRGMQEMLTAVSREVPISAIAVHCHDTYGQALANILVALQMGVSVVDSSVAGLGGCPYAQGASGNVATEDVVYMLHGLGIHTGVDLQKLMDAGVFICRALNRKTSSKVAQASCKL; translated from the exons ATGGGAGCAGTTTGCACGCAG TCCGGCGTTTCAACCCCTTTGAAGCGGCTCCCGGCTCGGGTGAAGATTGTGGAAGTGGGGCCCCGCGATGGGCTGCAGAACGAGAAG actcttgTCCCAGCTGAGGTGAAGATCCAGTTGATTGACATGCTGTCGGAGGCGGGTCTTCCTGTCATCGAAGCCACAAGCTTTGTGTCGCCCAAGTGGGTCCCTCAG ATGGCGGACCAGGTGGAGGTGATGCGTGGGATTCGGAGGCGCCCCGATGCCAGCTACCCCGTGCTGACCCCCAACCTGCAGGGGTTCCAGGCCGCGGTCCGGGCAGGGGCGCGGGAGGTGGCCATCTTCGGGGCGGTCTCGGAGCTCTTCAGCAAGAAGAACATCAACTGCAGCGTGGAGGAGAGCCTGCAGAGGTTTGAGGAGGTGACCCGGGCTGCCAAGGAGCAGAGCGTGCCAGTGAGGGG ctaCGTGTCCTGTGTGCTCGGCTGCCCCTACGAGGGGAAGGTCTCTCCAGAGAAGGTCGCCCAG GTGGCGAAGCGGCTGTACTCCATGGGCTGCTACGAGATCTCGCTGGGTGATACGATTGGTGTGGGCACGCCGCGGGGCATGCAGGAGATGCTGACGGCCGTGAGCCGCGAGGTGCCGATCAGCGCCATCGCCGTGCACTGCCATGACACCTACGGGCAAGCGCTCGCCAACATCCTCGTAGCACTGCAG ATGGGTGTGAGTGTTGTGGACTCGTCCGTGGCTGGGCTGGGCGGCTGTCCCTATGCTCAGGGAGCCTCGGGGAACGTGGCCACAGAGGACGTGGTGTACATGCTGCACGGGCTGGGCATCCACACG gggGTGGACCTGCAGAAGCTGATGGATGCTGGAGTCTTTATCTGCCGCGCTCTCAACCGCAAAACCAGCTCCAAAGTGGCTCAGGCCTCCTGCAAGCTGTGA
- the LOC117413892 gene encoding hydroxymethylglutaryl-CoA lyase, mitochondrial-like isoform X1, with product MGELLDDVLGGGSGGLTLVKMATAMRVCRAVYPCWALQTRGLSAAATPPGASGVSTPLKRLPARVKIVEVGPRDGLQNEKTLVPAEVKIQLIDMLSEAGLPVIEATSFVSPKWVPQMADQVEVMRGIRRRPDASYPVLTPNLQGFQAAVRAGAREVAIFGAVSELFSKKNINCSVEESLQRFEEVTRAAKEQSVPVRGYVSCVLGCPYEGKVSPEKVAQVAKRLYSMGCYEISLGDTIGVGTPRGMQEMLTAVSREVPISAIAVHCHDTYGQALANILVALQMGVSVVDSSVAGLGGCPYAQGASGNVATEDVVYMLHGLGIHTGVDLQKLMDAGVFICRALNRKTSSKVAQASCKL from the exons ATGGGGGAGTTGCTCGATGACGTACTTGGAGGCGGGTCTGGTGGACTGACCCTGGTAAAGATGGCCACGGCGATGCGGGTTTGCAGAGCGGTGTATCCGTGTTGGGCGCTTCAAACCCGGGGACTGAGCGCCGCCGCGACCCCACCCGGAGCT TCCGGCGTTTCAACCCCTTTGAAGCGGCTCCCGGCTCGGGTGAAGATTGTGGAAGTGGGGCCCCGCGATGGGCTGCAGAACGAGAAG actcttgTCCCAGCTGAGGTGAAGATCCAGTTGATTGACATGCTGTCGGAGGCGGGTCTTCCTGTCATCGAAGCCACAAGCTTTGTGTCGCCCAAGTGGGTCCCTCAG ATGGCGGACCAGGTGGAGGTGATGCGTGGGATTCGGAGGCGCCCCGATGCCAGCTACCCCGTGCTGACCCCCAACCTGCAGGGGTTCCAGGCCGCGGTCCGGGCAGGGGCGCGGGAGGTGGCCATCTTCGGGGCGGTCTCGGAGCTCTTCAGCAAGAAGAACATCAACTGCAGCGTGGAGGAGAGCCTGCAGAGGTTTGAGGAGGTGACCCGGGCTGCCAAGGAGCAGAGCGTGCCAGTGAGGGG ctaCGTGTCCTGTGTGCTCGGCTGCCCCTACGAGGGGAAGGTCTCTCCAGAGAAGGTCGCCCAG GTGGCGAAGCGGCTGTACTCCATGGGCTGCTACGAGATCTCGCTGGGTGATACGATTGGTGTGGGCACGCCGCGGGGCATGCAGGAGATGCTGACGGCCGTGAGCCGCGAGGTGCCGATCAGCGCCATCGCCGTGCACTGCCATGACACCTACGGGCAAGCGCTCGCCAACATCCTCGTAGCACTGCAG ATGGGTGTGAGTGTTGTGGACTCGTCCGTGGCTGGGCTGGGCGGCTGTCCCTATGCTCAGGGAGCCTCGGGGAACGTGGCCACAGAGGACGTGGTGTACATGCTGCACGGGCTGGGCATCCACACG gggGTGGACCTGCAGAAGCTGATGGATGCTGGAGTCTTTATCTGCCGCGCTCTCAACCGCAAAACCAGCTCCAAAGTGGCTCAGGCCTCCTGCAAGCTGTGA